One window from the genome of Bradyrhizobium xenonodulans encodes:
- the ggt gene encoding gamma-glutamyltransferase yields MPKPQTHVRWIFAAIVSVSFVAFGPARAASVAPVAAENGMVVSAQHLATQVGVDVLKRGGNAVDAAVAVGYALAVVYPAAGNLGGGGFMTINLADGRKTFLDFRETAPKGATANMYLDKDGNVIKGISTKGHLAVGVPGSVSGMEYAREKYGTMKRADLLAPAIQLAEQGFALDQGDIDLLLTATQDFRDDPASAAIFLNNGQPFRVGEKLTQSELAKTLREISSKGTDGFYKGWVGGAIAASSQAGKGLITQDDLDNYKTRELAPVECDYRGYHVISAPPPSSGGVVICEILNILEGYQLKELGYHSAQAVHVQIEAMRHAYVDRNSYLGDPDFVKNPLDRLLDKNYATKIRAVIDPNKAGVSKDIKPGVAPHEGSNTTHYSIADKDGNAVSVTYTLNDWFGAKVTAAKTGVLLNDEMDDFTAKVGVPNLYGLVQGEANSIAPGKRPLSSMSPTIVTKDGKTVMVVGTPGGSRIITAVLQTMINAIDYGMNAQEAVDMPRIHQQWLPDLTNVETYALSPDTQKILEGMGHKFGPPQPANHLAVIIVGAPSLNGKQVGNNRYYGANDPRRNSGQAAGY; encoded by the coding sequence GTGCCGAAACCACAAACCCATGTGCGGTGGATCTTCGCCGCGATCGTATCGGTCAGCTTCGTCGCGTTCGGCCCCGCGCGCGCGGCGTCGGTTGCGCCGGTCGCCGCCGAAAACGGCATGGTCGTCTCCGCGCAACATCTGGCGACCCAGGTCGGCGTCGACGTGCTGAAGCGCGGTGGCAACGCCGTCGATGCCGCTGTGGCTGTCGGTTATGCCCTGGCCGTCGTCTATCCGGCAGCCGGCAATCTCGGCGGCGGCGGCTTCATGACCATCAATCTCGCCGATGGCCGCAAGACCTTTCTCGACTTCCGCGAGACGGCGCCCAAGGGCGCGACCGCCAACATGTATCTCGACAAGGATGGCAACGTCATCAAGGGCATCTCGACCAAGGGACATCTCGCCGTGGGCGTTCCAGGATCCGTCTCGGGCATGGAATATGCGCGCGAAAAATACGGCACCATGAAACGCGCCGACCTGCTCGCCCCCGCGATCCAGCTCGCCGAGCAGGGCTTTGCGCTGGACCAGGGCGACATCGACCTGTTGCTCACCGCCACTCAGGATTTTCGGGACGATCCCGCCTCCGCCGCCATTTTCCTCAATAACGGTCAGCCGTTCCGGGTGGGCGAGAAGCTGACGCAGTCGGAGCTCGCCAAGACCCTGCGCGAGATCAGCAGCAAAGGCACCGATGGCTTCTACAAAGGCTGGGTCGGCGGCGCCATCGCGGCATCGAGCCAGGCCGGCAAGGGCCTGATCACGCAGGATGACCTCGACAATTACAAGACCCGCGAGCTCGCCCCGGTCGAATGCGACTATCGCGGCTACCATGTGATCTCCGCGCCGCCGCCGAGCTCGGGCGGCGTCGTCATTTGCGAGATCCTCAATATCCTGGAGGGCTATCAACTGAAGGAGCTGGGCTACCACTCCGCGCAGGCCGTGCACGTGCAGATCGAAGCCATGCGGCACGCTTACGTGGACCGCAACAGCTATCTCGGCGATCCGGACTTCGTGAAGAATCCGCTCGACCGCCTCCTCGACAAGAATTACGCGACCAAGATCCGCGCCGTGATCGATCCGAACAAGGCCGGCGTCTCCAAGGACATCAAGCCGGGCGTTGCGCCGCATGAGGGCAGCAACACCACGCATTATTCAATCGCGGACAAGGACGGCAACGCCGTATCGGTGACCTACACGCTGAACGACTGGTTCGGCGCCAAGGTGACGGCGGCCAAGACCGGCGTCCTGCTGAACGATGAAATGGACGACTTCACCGCCAAGGTCGGCGTACCGAACCTGTATGGCCTGGTGCAGGGCGAGGCCAATTCCATCGCTCCCGGCAAGCGGCCGCTGTCCTCGATGAGCCCGACCATCGTCACCAAGGACGGCAAGACGGTCATGGTGGTGGGGACACCCGGCGGCAGCCGCATCATCACGGCGGTCTTGCAGACCATGATCAACGCGATCGATTACGGCATGAATGCGCAGGAAGCGGTCGACATGCCGCGCATCCACCAGCAATGGCTGCCGGACCTGACCAACGTCGAGACTTATGCCCTGTCGCCGGACACGCAAAAGATTCTGGAAGGCATGGGCCACAAGTTCGGACCGCCGCAGCCGGCCAACCATCTGGCAGTCATCATCGTCGGCGCGCCGTCACTCAACGGCAAGCAGGTCGGCAACAACCGCTACTATGGCGCCAACGATCCCCGCCGCAACTCGGGGCAGGCCGCCGGGTATTAG
- a CDS encoding serine O-acetyltransferase: MAKAAIKASDSLWQEIRGEAERAVSADPVFGKAVADAVLAHDDFAAVLADLIGRRLGQDAAARARFAAFSRAAFHGQPGLIEIAGCDLQAIGRSDPAIAGLLPPLLHFKGYVALQAWRVSNWLWRHDHRDAALLFQNEASNLLQVSIHPAAQIGSSVYLDHATGIVIGANVMIGDEVTILQNVSIGRSSDLPARSPRIGRGVYIGAGATILGDIGIGAFAKIGAGTVVTSNVPGGCTAVGNPARLTNCPEPATAA; encoded by the coding sequence ATGGCCAAAGCTGCGATCAAGGCAAGCGACAGTCTCTGGCAGGAGATCCGCGGCGAAGCGGAGCGTGCCGTGTCTGCCGATCCGGTCTTCGGCAAGGCCGTTGCCGATGCCGTCCTGGCCCATGACGATTTTGCGGCTGTGCTCGCCGACCTGATCGGACGCAGGCTTGGCCAGGATGCGGCCGCGCGTGCGCGCTTCGCCGCCTTTTCCCGCGCCGCCTTTCACGGCCAGCCGGGCTTGATCGAGATCGCCGGCTGCGATTTGCAGGCCATCGGGCGCAGCGATCCCGCCATCGCCGGGCTGTTGCCGCCGCTGCTGCATTTCAAGGGCTATGTCGCGCTGCAGGCCTGGCGCGTCTCGAACTGGCTCTGGCGTCATGACCATCGCGACGCGGCGCTGCTATTCCAGAACGAGGCGTCGAACCTGTTGCAGGTCAGCATTCATCCGGCCGCACAGATCGGCTCGTCGGTCTATCTCGACCACGCCACCGGCATCGTGATCGGCGCGAATGTGATGATCGGCGACGAGGTCACCATCCTCCAGAATGTCAGCATCGGCCGCAGTAGTGACCTGCCGGCGCGCTCGCCGCGCATCGGCCGTGGGGTCTATATCGGCGCGGGCGCAACGATCCTCGGCGACATCGGCATCGGCGCATTTGCCAAGATCGGTGCCGGCACGGTGGTGACATCGAACGTTCCCGGCGGCTGCACGGCGGTCGGCAATCCCGCACGGCTGACCAACTGCCCTGAGCCTGCCACTGCGGCTTGA
- a CDS encoding DUF2852 domain-containing protein, protein MAYTADVNRWRGPSDQYQQYERPRMLDTPWHPGWIAVTILGFIIWWPIGLALLFFTLGSRRMSCWSNQDRWQNKMERMQYKMDRMRGRMERHGFGFGFGPPTSGNRAFDEYRSETLRRLEEEQVEFKNFLDRLRHAKDKEEFDQFMAQHKTRPTPPPTDQPQG, encoded by the coding sequence ATGGCCTACACCGCTGATGTCAATCGATGGCGCGGCCCTTCGGACCAATACCAACAATATGAGCGTCCCCGCATGCTGGACACGCCCTGGCATCCCGGCTGGATCGCCGTGACCATCCTCGGCTTCATCATCTGGTGGCCGATCGGACTTGCCCTTCTCTTTTTCACACTCGGGAGCAGAAGAATGTCGTGCTGGAGCAATCAGGATCGCTGGCAGAACAAGATGGAGCGGATGCAGTACAAGATGGACCGCATGCGCGGCCGCATGGAGCGCCATGGTTTCGGCTTCGGCTTTGGTCCGCCGACCTCCGGCAACCGCGCCTTCGACGAGTACCGCTCTGAAACGCTGCGCCGGCTCGAGGAGGAGCAGGTCGAGTTCAAGAACTTCCTCGACCGTCTGCGTCACGCCAAGGACAAGGAAGAGTTCGACCAGTTCATGGCCCAGCACAAGACGCGCCCGACCCCGCCGCCGACCGACCAGCCGCAAGGCTGA
- a CDS encoding TetR/AcrR family transcriptional regulator gives MSWRKEQRRAERGYHHGNLKEALLQAALGLIAEKGAAGFTFADAARMAGVSAAAPYRHFRDRDELLSSIAQRGFEQFEARLTAAWDDGRPDTVTAFERVGRAYLAFARDEPAFYNAMFESGLPVDANPALQAASERAFNIIRAAAERLAALAPPGTPRPPAMMMALHIWSMAHGVASLFSRGDAARRKLPMSPDELLEAEVLIYLRGLGFPTDRRPSAKGAEPPPIPPEAPSGSGMPPGGPWGKPK, from the coding sequence ATGAGCTGGCGCAAGGAGCAGCGCCGCGCCGAGCGCGGCTATCACCACGGCAATCTGAAGGAAGCCCTGTTGCAGGCCGCCCTCGGGTTGATCGCCGAGAAGGGCGCGGCCGGCTTCACCTTCGCCGATGCCGCGCGCATGGCCGGCGTCAGCGCTGCGGCGCCTTACCGTCATTTCCGCGACCGCGACGAGCTGTTGTCCTCGATCGCGCAGCGCGGCTTCGAGCAGTTCGAGGCGCGCCTGACCGCGGCCTGGGACGACGGGCGGCCCGATACGGTCACGGCGTTCGAGCGTGTCGGCAGGGCCTATCTCGCCTTCGCCCGCGACGAGCCGGCCTTCTACAACGCGATGTTCGAATCCGGCCTGCCGGTCGATGCCAATCCGGCGCTCCAGGCTGCGAGCGAGCGCGCTTTCAACATCATTCGCGCTGCCGCCGAGCGGCTTGCGGCACTGGCGCCGCCAGGCACGCCGCGCCCGCCGGCGATGATGATGGCGCTGCACATCTGGTCGATGGCGCATGGCGTCGCCTCGCTGTTCTCGCGTGGCGATGCCGCGCGCCGGAAACTGCCGATGTCGCCGGACGAGCTGCTGGAGGCCGAGGTGCTGATCTATCTGCGCGGCCTCGGCTTCCCGACCGACCGCCGGCCGTCTGCGAAGGGCGCCGAGCCGCCGCCGATCCCGCCGGAGGCTCCCTCCGGTTCAGGCATGCCGCCGGGCGGGCCCTGGGGCAAGCCGAAATAA
- a CDS encoding YciI family protein: MRFMMLMIPLGYETAPPDVQLDPERVAAMMRYNEALKDAGVLITLDGLHPPSMGARVSFATGAPVVTDGPFTEAKEVLGGYWMIEVASREEAIAWARKCPASPNEIIEIRQVQEMADFPPEVQAAAAGFGELKK, from the coding sequence ATGCGATTCATGATGCTGATGATCCCGCTCGGCTACGAGACCGCGCCGCCGGACGTGCAACTCGATCCCGAACGCGTCGCGGCGATGATGCGCTACAACGAGGCGCTGAAGGATGCCGGCGTGCTGATCACGCTCGACGGCCTGCATCCGCCGTCAATGGGTGCGCGCGTCTCGTTCGCGACCGGCGCGCCTGTGGTGACCGATGGTCCTTTCACTGAAGCCAAGGAAGTCTTGGGCGGCTACTGGATGATCGAGGTCGCCTCGCGGGAGGAAGCGATCGCCTGGGCGAGGAAGTGCCCGGCCTCGCCGAACGAAATCATCGAGATCCGCCAGGTGCAGGAGATGGCCGATTTTCCGCCGGAGGTGCAGGCGGCCGCCGCCGGCTTTGGCGAACTGAAGAAGTAG
- a CDS encoding nuclear transport factor 2 family protein, producing MPDDPDRLIRNLFAAYLANDRQGVADALAEDFRFTSPFDDDLDKSAYFERCWKGTGWIARHDIERIFVRGDEAFVTYLCLATDGRSFRNTEFFTFAGGKVRRIDVYFGAARQDGRFLPQPR from the coding sequence ATGCCCGATGATCCCGACCGCCTGATTCGAAACCTCTTCGCCGCCTATCTCGCCAATGATCGGCAAGGCGTCGCCGACGCATTGGCCGAGGATTTCCGCTTCACCAGTCCGTTCGACGACGATCTCGACAAATCGGCCTATTTCGAGCGTTGCTGGAAGGGCACCGGCTGGATCGCGCGGCACGACATCGAACGGATTTTCGTCCGGGGCGACGAGGCCTTCGTCACCTATCTCTGTCTGGCGACAGATGGCAGGAGCTTTCGGAACACGGAGTTCTTCACCTTCGCCGGCGGCAAGGTCCGGCGCATCGACGTCTATTTCGGCGCTGCCCGGCAGGACGGCCGCTTCCTCCCGCAGCCGCGCTAG
- a CDS encoding methyl-accepting chemotaxis protein, which translates to MFNFQSKKVRHAVAEVEALDRSQAVIEFGLDGTILDANENLLKMSGYTLAEIKGKHHSIFVSPAERESARYRDFWASLNRGEFQTTQYRRFGKNGKEVWVHASYAPLRDESGKVISFIKFATDITAYKMRTMEDAGKIAAISRAQAVIEFSMDGTILTANENFLNVVGYSLDEIQGKHHSMFVTPEDRASSAYADFWARLNRGQFEAAEYKRYGKGGKEIWILATYNPILDDMGRPFKVVKFATDVTAQKMKAADNDGQLAAIQKSQAVIEFNMDGTIRTANQNFLNAMGYSLAEIKGQHHSLFVEPSDKNSAAYRQFWETLNRGEYQAAEYKRIAKGGREIWIQASYNPILDLNGKPYKVVKYATDITAQAIGRKKADNARGLIEAVAAGSEEMSASIREISETMTKSRETSKVATTRVEAADNQAQRLNAAAQAMSGIVEMISGITGQINLLALNATIESARAGEAGRGFAVVASEVKSLANQAKQATDTITSEIDALNTISGDVASSLTAIKAAIANVNEYIASTAAAVEEQSIVTADMSANMQRASAELS; encoded by the coding sequence TTGTTCAATTTCCAGAGCAAGAAGGTCAGGCACGCAGTTGCAGAGGTCGAGGCGCTCGACCGGTCGCAGGCTGTGATCGAATTCGGTCTCGACGGCACCATCCTCGATGCCAACGAGAACCTCCTGAAGATGAGCGGCTATACGCTCGCCGAGATCAAGGGCAAGCATCACAGCATCTTCGTCAGCCCGGCCGAGCGGGAGAGCGCGCGCTACCGCGACTTCTGGGCCAGCCTGAACCGCGGCGAATTCCAGACCACCCAATACAGGCGCTTCGGCAAGAACGGCAAGGAAGTCTGGGTCCACGCCTCCTACGCGCCGCTGCGCGACGAGAGCGGCAAGGTGATCAGCTTCATCAAGTTCGCCACCGACATCACGGCCTACAAGATGAGGACCATGGAGGACGCGGGCAAGATCGCCGCGATCAGCCGTGCGCAGGCCGTGATCGAGTTCAGCATGGACGGCACCATCCTCACCGCAAACGAGAATTTCCTCAACGTCGTGGGCTACTCGCTCGACGAGATCCAAGGCAAGCACCACAGCATGTTCGTGACGCCGGAGGATCGCGCCAGCTCGGCCTATGCCGATTTTTGGGCGCGGCTGAACCGCGGCCAGTTCGAGGCCGCCGAGTACAAGCGGTACGGCAAGGGCGGCAAGGAGATATGGATCCTGGCCACCTACAACCCGATCCTCGACGATATGGGCAGGCCGTTCAAGGTGGTGAAGTTCGCGACCGACGTCACCGCGCAAAAGATGAAGGCGGCCGACAATGACGGCCAGCTCGCCGCGATTCAAAAGTCGCAGGCGGTGATCGAATTCAACATGGATGGCACGATCCGCACCGCCAACCAGAATTTCCTGAACGCGATGGGTTACTCGCTGGCCGAGATCAAGGGGCAGCACCACTCCCTGTTCGTCGAGCCGAGCGACAAGAATTCGGCGGCCTATCGTCAGTTCTGGGAAACACTCAATCGCGGAGAATACCAGGCGGCAGAATACAAGCGGATTGCCAAGGGTGGCCGCGAGATCTGGATCCAGGCCTCCTACAACCCGATTCTGGACCTCAACGGAAAGCCCTACAAGGTGGTGAAATACGCCACCGACATTACCGCGCAGGCAATCGGTCGCAAGAAGGCCGACAATGCGCGCGGGCTGATCGAGGCCGTCGCCGCCGGCAGCGAAGAAATGAGCGCCTCGATTCGCGAGATCTCCGAGACCATGACGAAATCGCGCGAGACATCGAAGGTGGCGACGACTCGCGTCGAGGCCGCGGATAACCAGGCGCAGCGACTGAACGCGGCAGCGCAGGCGATGAGCGGCATCGTCGAGATGATTTCGGGGATTACCGGCCAGATCAATCTGCTCGCGCTCAATGCCACCATCGAATCGGCGCGTGCGGGCGAGGCCGGTCGGGGGTTTGCGGTGGTCGCGTCCGAGGTGAAGAGCCTCGCCAACCAGGCCAAGCAGGCCACCGACACGATCACGTCCGAGATCGACGCGCTGAACACGATTTCCGGTGATGTTGCGAGCTCGCTGACCGCAATCAAGGCCGCGATCGCCAATGTCAACGAGTATATCGCCTCCACCGCCGCAGCGGTCGAGGAGCAGAGCATCGTGACGGCCGACATGTCGGCCAACATGCAGCGCGCGTCGGCGGAGCTGTCGTAG
- a CDS encoding DUF2846 domain-containing protein, producing MRSKIGALPLLLVGFLLASCASPRGLDEPPLQLPPLKPGLGRVYFTRPGEFAGSAVQPEIRMNNEVVGRSVPGGFSFVDRPPGKYAVTTATEVENAVTFQLAAGETKYIKTAVTPGILVGHVTPTLEFPEQGQSDISRLRYVGTKF from the coding sequence ATGAGATCGAAGATCGGGGCGCTGCCCCTTTTGCTTGTCGGATTTTTGTTGGCGAGTTGCGCGAGCCCACGTGGTCTTGATGAACCGCCCTTGCAGCTGCCACCATTGAAGCCGGGATTGGGCCGTGTCTACTTCACCCGGCCGGGCGAATTTGCAGGGTCGGCCGTTCAGCCCGAGATTCGGATGAACAATGAAGTCGTCGGCAGGTCTGTGCCCGGCGGGTTCTCTTTTGTCGACCGCCCCCCGGGGAAATACGCCGTAACAACGGCCACTGAGGTCGAAAATGCGGTTACGTTCCAGCTGGCTGCGGGCGAGACGAAGTACATCAAGACAGCAGTGACACCCGGCATCCTCGTCGGCCATGTCACGCCGACGCTTGAATTCCCCGAGCAGGGACAATCCGACATCAGCCGCCTCAGATATGTCGGCACCAAATTCTGA
- a CDS encoding SDR family NAD(P)-dependent oxidoreductase, giving the protein MTSSPSKVALVTGAARGIGLATAKRFLADGWRVALLDIEGEQQASAAAALNNPDDTLAITCDVSDAAAVGAAMAAVTARFGRLDALVNNAGVAVFAPALETSDADWNRIMAVNLTGPFLCTKAAVPLMREQGGGAIVNITSISAVRASTLRSAYGTSKAGLAHLTKQLAVELASLNIRVNAVAPGPVDTAMAKQVHTREIRADYHDAIPLNRYGLEEELAEAIYFLCSERSSYITGQILAVDGGFDAAGIGLPTLRGERRNG; this is encoded by the coding sequence ATGACCTCCTCTCCCTCCAAAGTTGCCCTCGTCACCGGCGCTGCGCGCGGGATTGGGCTGGCGACGGCGAAGCGCTTTCTCGCCGACGGGTGGCGCGTGGCGCTGCTCGATATCGAGGGAGAGCAGCAGGCGAGCGCGGCGGCGGCGCTGAACAATCCCGATGACACGCTGGCGATCACCTGCGATGTGTCCGACGCGGCGGCCGTGGGAGCTGCGATGGCCGCAGTCACGGCCCGCTTCGGTCGGCTCGACGCTCTCGTCAACAATGCCGGCGTCGCCGTGTTCGCGCCGGCGCTGGAGACCAGCGACGCCGACTGGAACAGGATCATGGCGGTCAATCTCACCGGCCCGTTCCTGTGCACCAAGGCGGCCGTGCCGCTGATGCGCGAGCAGGGCGGCGGCGCCATCGTCAACATCACCTCGATCTCGGCGGTGCGCGCCTCGACGCTGCGCTCGGCCTACGGCACCAGCAAGGCGGGCCTTGCGCATCTGACCAAGCAACTCGCGGTCGAGCTCGCTTCGCTCAACATCCGCGTCAACGCGGTCGCGCCGGGGCCGGTCGACACCGCGATGGCAAAGCAGGTGCACACAAGGGAGATCCGCGCCGACTATCACGACGCGATTCCGCTCAATCGCTACGGTCTGGAAGAGGAACTCGCCGAAGCGATCTACTTCCTGTGTTCCGAGCGATCGAGCTACATCACCGGCCAAATTTTGGCCGTTGATGGCGGCTTCGATGCAGCCGGCATCGGCCTGCCGACGCTGCGCGGCGAGCGGCGGAACGGGTAG
- a CDS encoding VOC family protein: MLNAYLFYQDTCEAAFNFYVKVLGGKIDAMLRASDAPPEMPASPGREKMIMHARMSLPDGSVLMASDAPPEHFHKAQGFSISLTVKDPADGERKFNALADGGSVTMPFSKTFWAKGFGMCVDKFGIPWMVNCPAEGM, encoded by the coding sequence ATGCTCAATGCTTATCTGTTCTATCAGGACACCTGCGAAGCGGCGTTCAACTTCTACGTCAAGGTGCTCGGCGGCAAGATCGACGCCATGCTGCGCGCCTCGGACGCGCCACCGGAGATGCCGGCCTCGCCGGGCCGCGAGAAGATGATCATGCATGCGCGGATGTCGCTGCCCGACGGCAGCGTATTGATGGCCTCCGACGCGCCACCCGAGCATTTTCATAAAGCCCAGGGCTTCTCGATCTCGCTCACGGTCAAGGACCCCGCGGATGGCGAGCGCAAGTTCAACGCGCTCGCCGACGGCGGCAGCGTCACCATGCCCTTCAGCAAGACGTTCTGGGCCAAGGGCTTTGGCATGTGCGTCGACAAGTTCGGCATTCCCTGGATGGTGAACTGCCCGGCCGAGGGAATGTGA
- a CDS encoding SRPBCC family protein encodes MLKAIAIIAVVLAVGVAAVLVFALTKPDTFRVERSLAVKAPVDAIYPQVADFHRWTGWSPYETRDPAMKRAFGGTAAGKGATYAWDGNNNVGAGHMEILEANGPSKLRIKLGFERPFEGHNTAEFTFVPQGDATLVTWAMYGPAPFMSKLMQVFINMDSMIGKDFEAGLASLKKLTEK; translated from the coding sequence ATGCTGAAAGCCATTGCCATCATTGCCGTTGTGCTCGCGGTCGGCGTAGCCGCAGTGCTCGTCTTCGCATTGACAAAACCCGACACATTTCGTGTCGAGCGCTCGCTTGCCGTGAAGGCGCCGGTCGATGCGATCTATCCGCAGGTCGCCGATTTCCACCGCTGGACCGGCTGGTCGCCCTATGAGACCCGCGATCCCGCCATGAAGCGCGCATTTGGCGGAACCGCGGCAGGCAAGGGCGCGACCTATGCCTGGGACGGCAACAACAATGTCGGTGCCGGCCACATGGAGATCCTCGAGGCGAACGGGCCGTCAAAGCTGCGCATCAAGCTCGGTTTCGAGCGCCCGTTCGAGGGCCACAACACCGCCGAGTTCACCTTTGTGCCGCAAGGCGATGCCACACTGGTCACATGGGCGATGTACGGTCCCGCGCCGTTCATGTCCAAGCTGATGCAGGTCTTCATCAACATGGACAGCATGATCGGCAAGGACTTCGAGGCCGGCCTCGCCAGCCTGAAGAAGCTCACCGAGAAATAA
- a CDS encoding RNA polymerase sigma factor, with the protein MSETDTAWIETALTSARPQAVGALLRYFRDLDTAEEAFQNACLRALKTWPQNGPPRDPAAWLIMVGRNVAIDEVRRTRKQQPLPEDDQAISDLDDAEGALADRLDGSHYRDDILRLMFICCHPQLPATQQIALALRIVSGLTVKQIARAFLVSDAAMEQRITRAKAKVAEAGTPFETPGAVERSERLAGVAAMIYLIFNEGYSASGDTAELRKPLCEEAIRLARLLLRLFQSEPEIMGLTALILLQHARSAARFAADGSLILLDDQDRTLWNGTMIAEGLALIDKAMRHRRSGPYQIQAAIAALHARASTPDETDWTQIDLLYGALELVQPSPVVTLNRAVAVSKVRGPQAALDLIEPLAPKLANYFHFYGVRGAFLMQLGRNDEARIAFDRAIALANTSAEAAHIRMHIDRLIRDSQPKGANGGARQGAKAK; encoded by the coding sequence GTGAGCGAGACCGACACCGCCTGGATCGAGACTGCGCTGACCTCGGCGCGCCCCCAGGCGGTCGGCGCGCTGCTGCGCTATTTCCGCGATCTCGACACTGCCGAGGAAGCGTTCCAGAACGCCTGCCTGCGCGCGCTGAAGACCTGGCCACAGAACGGGCCGCCGCGCGACCCCGCGGCCTGGCTGATCATGGTCGGGCGCAACGTCGCCATCGACGAGGTCCGCCGCACCCGCAAGCAGCAGCCGCTGCCGGAGGACGATCAGGCCATCTCCGACCTCGACGATGCCGAAGGCGCGCTCGCAGACCGGCTCGACGGCTCGCACTATCGCGACGACATTTTGCGGCTGATGTTCATCTGCTGCCATCCGCAGCTGCCGGCGACGCAGCAGATCGCGCTGGCGCTGCGCATCGTCTCCGGTCTCACCGTGAAACAGATCGCGCGCGCCTTCCTGGTCTCGGACGCGGCGATGGAGCAACGCATCACCCGCGCCAAGGCGAAGGTCGCAGAAGCCGGGACGCCGTTCGAAACACCGGGCGCGGTCGAGCGCTCTGAAAGGCTCGCCGGCGTTGCCGCGATGATCTATCTGATCTTCAACGAGGGCTATTCGGCGAGCGGCGATACCGCAGAACTGCGCAAGCCGCTGTGCGAGGAGGCGATCCGGCTGGCGCGGCTGTTGCTGCGGCTGTTCCAGAGCGAGCCGGAGATCATGGGACTGACGGCGCTGATCCTGTTGCAGCATGCGCGCAGCGCCGCGCGCTTTGCTGCCGACGGCTCGCTGATCCTGCTCGACGACCAGGACCGCACGCTGTGGAACGGCACCATGATTGCGGAAGGCCTCGCCTTGATCGACAAGGCGATGCGGCATCGCCGTAGCGGTCCCTACCAGATCCAGGCCGCGATCGCCGCGCTGCATGCGCGCGCGTCGACGCCGGACGAGACCGACTGGACGCAGATCGACCTGCTCTATGGCGCGCTCGAACTGGTGCAGCCGTCGCCGGTGGTGACGCTCAATCGCGCGGTCGCGGTCTCCAAGGTGCGCGGGCCGCAAGCCGCGCTTGACCTGATCGAGCCGCTGGCGCCGAAACTTGCCAACTACTTCCATTTCTACGGCGTCCGCGGCGCCTTCCTGATGCAGCTCGGACGTAACGACGAAGCCCGCATCGCCTTCGACCGCGCCATCGCCCTTGCCAACACCTCCGCGGAAGCCGCCCACATCCGCATGCACATCGATCGCCTGATCAGGGACAGCCAGCCGAAGGGCGCGAATGGCGGAGCCCGGCAGGGCGCGAAGGCGAAGTGA
- a CDS encoding YciI family protein gives MLYAILCYHDEDFVGSWSKDQDEAVMKKLAVVQEKLTSQGRLGPVARLLPTTAAATLRKEDPPLVLDGPYAETKEQLLGFYIVDCKNLDDALDVARDLGAANPGGAYEVRPVGVFRPGGIPA, from the coding sequence ATGCTTTATGCGATCCTTTGCTATCACGACGAGGACTTCGTCGGCTCCTGGAGCAAGGACCAGGATGAGGCCGTGATGAAGAAGCTCGCGGTGGTGCAGGAGAAGCTCACGAGCCAGGGCCGGCTCGGTCCGGTGGCGCGGCTGCTGCCGACCACCGCGGCCGCGACGCTGCGCAAGGAAGACCCGCCGCTGGTGCTCGACGGCCCCTATGCCGAGACCAAGGAGCAGCTGCTCGGCTTCTACATCGTCGACTGCAAGAACCTCGATGACGCGCTCGATGTCGCGCGCGACCTCGGCGCTGCCAATCCCGGCGGCGCCTATGAGGTGCGTCCCGTCGGCGTGTTCCGGCCCGGAGGAATCCCGGCGTGA